In one Rutidosis leptorrhynchoides isolate AG116_Rl617_1_P2 chromosome 8, CSIRO_AGI_Rlap_v1, whole genome shotgun sequence genomic region, the following are encoded:
- the LOC139864199 gene encoding uncharacterized protein codes for MRQRCWVELLNDYDYEILYYPGKANILDGALSRKERVKSLTVRALNMTGLDKQLITRDDGTLYFVNRIWVPKFGRLGEVDIATYVGKCLTCAKVKVEHQRLSGLLTQSKIPQWKEKDKMEKLAQIYLKEVISRHSVPVSIISDSDSRFTSRSWQTLQ; via the exons atgagGCAGAGATGTTGGGTTgagctattgaatgactacgatTATGAAATTCTCTACTATCCTGGTAAGGCGAATATTTTAGATGGTGCTTTAAGTAGGAAAGAGAGAGTTAAGTCTCTCACGGTTAGAGCACTGAATATGACT GGATTAGATAAACAACTCATCACAAGAGATGATGGAACTCTGTACTTTGTTAATAGAATATGGGTACCTAAATTTGGTAGATTAGGGGAG gttgacattgctacttatgttggtaagtgcctGACATGTGCTAAAGTCAAGGTTGAACATCAAAGACTGTCAGGGCTACTGACACAATCTAAAATTCCTCAATGGAA AGAAAAGGACAAGATGGAGAAGCTTGCACAAATTTATCTGAAGGAAGTGATTTCTCGACAcagtgttcctgtatccattatttctgaCAGTGATAGCCGGTTTACTTCTCGATCTTGGCAGACATTGCAATAG